A window of the Gemmatirosa kalamazoonensis genome harbors these coding sequences:
- a CDS encoding YfiT family bacillithiol transferase, which translates to MTTDLRYPIGRFTPPDAATATAATYARLIDEIERAPRELRAALEGLTDAQLDTPYRDGGWTVRQVAHHVPDSHLNAYVRFKLALTEDEPRIKPYEEAQWAELRDSRLPIAPSLALLDALHVRWVTVLRAIPVEDFERRAYDHPETGRVPLRAALGLYAWHGRHHTAHILGLRERMGW; encoded by the coding sequence ATGACCACCGACCTGCGCTACCCGATCGGCAGGTTCACGCCCCCCGACGCGGCGACGGCGACCGCCGCGACGTACGCGCGGCTCATCGACGAGATCGAGCGCGCCCCGCGCGAGCTCCGCGCCGCGCTGGAGGGGCTCACCGACGCGCAGCTCGACACGCCGTACCGCGACGGCGGGTGGACCGTGCGCCAGGTCGCGCACCACGTCCCCGACAGCCACCTGAACGCGTACGTGCGCTTCAAGCTCGCGCTCACCGAGGACGAGCCGCGCATCAAGCCGTACGAGGAGGCGCAGTGGGCCGAGCTCCGCGACTCGCGCCTCCCGATCGCCCCGTCGCTCGCCCTGCTCGACGCGCTGCACGTGCGCTGGGTGACGGTGCTGCGCGCGATCCCGGTCGAGGACTTCGAGCGGCGCGCGTACGATCATCCCGAGACGGGGCGCGTGCCGCTGCGCGCGGCGTTAGGCCTGTACGCGTGGCACGGGAGGCACCACACGGCGCACATCCTGGGGTTGAGAGAGCGGATGGGGTGGTGA
- a CDS encoding sensor histidine kinase — translation MTVLAPIAPLPYAPHALTAVVFVGGALVGVAATAAARWGARQARTARAVAEAAGQLVVVRPIDGGPCTPICVPPALASLLAPGDHSADVLPPWRPEVAAAVEALRARVAASPSQSATLDWPLSDRRLRLVGARIGDGAQLLVSLAEAGPDAARYNQLESAALLSSGVAHDLMNVLNRLVMHAELGADRARVPEVRTHFGHIHSGSVRASELVTLMRRYLRGERTAAAERVPVAPAAIVEEVVELLRPSMPRGISLSLALDPSCVVLAEPVHVHQIVLNVVTNAAQALEGHPAPRVTITVAPVGGAVELVVSDNGPGLPAAVRERLFEPYVTSRAARGGTGLGLAVVRTIVTDVLGGAVEAGDAPGGGGGARFVIRLPSATTMATAARRDALEAATAGR, via the coding sequence GTGACCGTGCTGGCGCCGATCGCTCCCCTGCCGTACGCCCCGCACGCACTGACGGCGGTCGTCTTCGTGGGGGGCGCGCTCGTCGGCGTGGCGGCGACGGCCGCCGCGCGGTGGGGCGCGCGCCAGGCGCGCACGGCGCGCGCGGTGGCCGAGGCGGCCGGCCAGCTCGTCGTCGTGCGGCCGATCGACGGCGGGCCGTGCACGCCGATCTGCGTACCGCCGGCCCTCGCCTCGCTGCTCGCGCCGGGCGACCACTCGGCCGACGTGCTGCCGCCGTGGCGTCCGGAGGTGGCGGCGGCGGTCGAGGCGCTGCGCGCGCGCGTGGCGGCCTCGCCGTCGCAGTCGGCGACGCTCGACTGGCCGCTCTCCGATCGACGGCTGCGCCTCGTCGGCGCGCGCATCGGCGACGGCGCGCAGCTGCTCGTGTCGCTGGCCGAGGCGGGACCCGATGCCGCGCGGTACAACCAGCTGGAATCGGCCGCGCTGCTGTCGAGCGGCGTCGCGCACGACCTCATGAACGTGCTGAACCGCCTCGTGATGCACGCGGAGCTCGGCGCCGACCGGGCACGGGTGCCGGAGGTGCGGACGCACTTCGGGCACATCCACTCGGGGAGCGTCCGGGCGTCGGAGCTGGTGACGCTCATGCGCCGCTACCTGCGCGGCGAGCGGACGGCGGCGGCGGAGCGCGTGCCGGTGGCGCCGGCGGCGATCGTCGAGGAGGTGGTGGAGCTGCTGCGGCCGTCGATGCCGCGCGGCATCAGCCTGTCGCTCGCGCTCGACCCGTCGTGCGTGGTGCTGGCCGAGCCGGTGCACGTGCACCAGATCGTGCTGAACGTCGTGACGAACGCCGCGCAGGCACTCGAGGGCCATCCGGCGCCACGCGTGACGATCACCGTCGCGCCGGTCGGCGGCGCGGTCGAGCTGGTCGTGTCGGACAACGGGCCCGGGCTGCCCGCGGCGGTGCGCGAGCGGCTGTTCGAGCCGTACGTGACGTCGCGCGCGGCGCGGGGCGGCACGGGGCTCGGCCTCGCCGTGGTGCGGACGATCGTGACCGACGTGCTGGGCGGCGCGGTGGAGGCGGGGGACGCGCCGGGCGGAGGGGGCGGGGCGCGGTTCGTGATCCGGCTGCCGTCGGCGACGACGATGGCGACCGCCGCGCGGCGCGACGCGCTGGAGGCGGCGACGGCAGGAAGGTGA